The proteins below come from a single Rosa rugosa chromosome 2, drRosRugo1.1, whole genome shotgun sequence genomic window:
- the LOC133732778 gene encoding glutamate receptor 2.8-like, which translates to MSSMENQKRRISIILVLLSWIFMVAAMAAENTSTIPVNVGVVVDLDEVSGKMYLSCIEMALSDFYASHAQYKTRVVLNTSNSHEDVVGAADAALDLITNVEVKAILGPMTSMQATFVVKLGEKAHVPIISFSATSPSLTSLQSSYFFQFAQNDSTQVKAISGIVQNFGWRRVVPIYVDNMYGEGIMPFLIDALLEVDAHVPYRSVISQSATDDLIEIELYKLMTMQTRVFIVHMMPKLASQLFAKAKEIGMMNKGFVWITTNGIGDRLKAMGSVMNSMQGVLSVETAVLDTLKLREFKTRWKRQFQQDYPEIIDVELDAFGYRAYDAAFAIAMAVEKVGNAGFGFQKGNASSFKSTDLGTLKVSQYGSNLSNALSLTSFRGIVGDFSLVDRQLQLSTFMIVNVNGNGVRAVGYWTPENGRLMKQLNSTNSCNVSGFKCDALGPIIWPGESSSVPKGWEIPENGTRLRFGVPVKDGFTEFVKVTTDLGTNTTDVTGFSIDVFKAVVELLPYALPYELIPYAYPNGTSAGTYNDLIYQVYLGNFDGVVGDATIRANRTLYVDFAMPYTESGVVMVVPIIDSRTKNAWVFLQPLTWNLWMTTLCFFIFIGFVIWVLEHRINEDFRGPPSHQVGTSFWFSFSTMVFSHRERVVSNLGRFVMIIWVFVVLIVTQSYTANLASLLTVPKLRPAVNDINDLLRNGDNVGYMRGAYVYGLLKEVKFDDSKLKAYGSMEEIDDALSKGSANGGIAAIVHETPYMKLLVAKYCSKYTMIGPIFKTDGFGFAFPKNSPLVSDITQAILNLTDDGLMTKIEDKWIKKDSNCKDSDGNFSSSALGLDSFWGLFLIAGIASIFALIIFVTSFLYEHKHVLMPPDSGTSKLKRIRTMFEIFNEKKLSSHTFRSSRHSDSGVGAQDHEVKALSPNNNWPESPQSYTNHTDATSVFSDREQETPSHGQASPETFPTIELAITIQETHETPETTRSRA; encoded by the exons CTTTGGATCTGATAACGAATGTAGAAGTGAAAGCAATCCTAGGACCAATGACATCAATGCAAGCAACTTTTGTTGTTAAACTTGGAGAAAAAGCTCATGTGCCAATCATATCATTTTCTGCAACAAGCCCTTCTCTTACTTCACTTCAGAGCTCCTATTTTTTCCAATTTGCACAAAATGACTCAACCCAAGTGAAAGCCATAAGTGGTATTGTTCAAAACTTTGGATGGAGGCGAGTTGTCCCCATTTACGTAGACAATATGTACGGGGAAGGAATCATGCCCTTTCTAATTGATGCCTTGCTCGAGGTTGATGCTCATGTCCCATATCGAAGTGTAATTTCACAATCAGCCACCGATGATCTAATTGAGATAGAACTTTACAAGTTAATGACAATGCAGACTAGAGTCTTCATAGTGCATATGATGCCTAAACTTGCATCCCAGTTATTTGCCAAGGCGAAAGAGATTGGAATGATGAACAAGGGTTTTGTATGGATCACTACCAATGGGATTGGAGATCGTTTAAAGGCAATGGGATCTGTTATGAATTCGATGCAAGGAGTATTAAGTGTTGAAACTGCTGTTTTAGACACATTGAAGCTCAGAGAATTCAAAACAAGGTGGAAAAGACAATTCCAACAAGATTATCCAGAAATCATTGATGTTGAGCTTGATGCCTTTGGATATCGGGCTTATGATGCAGCTTTTGCAATAGCCATGGCAGTTGAAAAAGTTGGGAATGCAGGCTTTGGATTTCAAAAGGGAAATGCTTCATCTTTCAAATCTACAGATCTTGGAACTCTAAAGGTCTCTCAATATGGCTCAAACCTTTCTAATGCCTTATCTCTTACCAGTTTCAGAGGCATAGTTGGTGATTTTAGTCTTGTTGATAGGCAACTTCAACTGTCAACTTTTATGATTGTTAATGTGAATGGTAATGGAGTAAGAGCAGTTGGTTATTGGACACCGGAAAATGGAAGGTTAATGAAGCAGTTGAATTCAACAAACAGTTGTAATGTTTCAGGTTTCAAGTGTGATGCTCTTGGACCCATTATATGGCCGGGAGAGTCATCCTCCGTTCCCAAAGGATGGGAGATCCCAGAAAATGGTACGAGGTTAAGATTTGGAGTTCCAGTGAAGGATGGTTTTACAGAGTTTGTTAAAGTAACAACAGATTTGGGAACTAATACCACTGATGTCACCGGGTTCAGTATTGATGTGTTTAAAGCTGTAGTGGAACTGTTACCATATGCACTTCCTTATGAGTTGATTCCCTATGCATATCCTAATGGCACCAGCGCTGGCACATATAATGATTTAATCTATCAAGTATACCTTGGG AATTTTGACGGTGTGGTTGGAGATGCAACAATTAGAGCAAACAGAACATTGTATGTGGATTTTGCAATGCCATATACGGAGTCTGGTGTAGTGATGGTTGTGCCAATCATAGACAGCAGAACCAAAAATGCATGGGTTTTTTTGCAGCCTTTAACATGGAACCTTTGGATGACTACTTTGTGTTTTTTCATCTTTATTGGTTTTGTGATTTGGGTGCTTGAACACCGAATAAATGAAGATTTCCGTGGTCCTCCTTCACATCAAGTTGGCACAAGCTTTTGGTTCTCCTTTTCAACTATGGTTTTTTCACATA GGGAGAGAGTGGTTAGCAACCTGGGAAGATTTGTGATGATTATATGGGTATTTGTTGTGCTGATAGTGACACAGAGCTACACTGCTAATCTAGCATCACTATTAACTGTCCCAAAGCTCCGACCAGCTGTTAACGATATAAATGATCTTCTAAGGAATGGTGATAATGTGGGCTACATGAGGGGTGCTTATGTTTATGGTCTCTTAAAAGAAGTAAAGTTTGATGATTCCAAGCTCAAGGCTTATGGATCTATGGAAGAAATAGATGACGCTCTTTCAAAAGGGAGTGCAAATGGTGGTATTGCTGCAATTGTTCATGAAACCCCCTACATGAAGCTACTCGTTGCAAAGTATTGTTCCAAGTATACTATGATTGGACCAATATTTAAAACCGATGGCTTTGGCTTC GCATTTCCAAAAAATTCCCCTCTTGTATCTGACATTACACAAGCAATCCTAAATTTGACGGATGATGGATTGATGACCAAGATTGAAGATAAATGGATCAAGAAAGATAGTAACTGTAAAGACTCTGATGGGAATTTTTCTAGCAGTGCTCTTGGTCTTGACAGCTTTTGGGGCCTTTTTTTAATTGCAGGGATAGCATCAATATTTGCTCTAATCATATTTGTAACTTCCTTCTTGTACGAGCATAAGCATGTCTTGATGCCCCCTGATTCAGGCACCTCTAAGTTGAAAAGGATTAGAACCATGTTCGAGATCTTCAATGAAAAAAAACTTAGCTCTCATACATTTAGAAGCAGTCGACATTCAGACAGTGGTGTTGGTGCTCAAGATCATGAAGTGAAAGCCTTATCACCAAATAACAACTGGCCAGAAAGTCCACAAAGCTATACCAACCACACAGATGCGACTTCTGTATTTTCTGATCGGGAGCAAGAAACACCATCTCATGGTCAAGCATCTCCGGAAACCTTTCCAACTATTGAGCTTGCCATCACTATTCAAGAAACCCATGAAACTCCCGAAACAACTCGATCAAGAGCATAA